One segment of Ricinus communis isolate WT05 ecotype wild-type chromosome 8, ASM1957865v1, whole genome shotgun sequence DNA contains the following:
- the LOC8266263 gene encoding uncharacterized protein LOC8266263: MGLTRNSNMKSGDYLEGMLSDYVGGRAKLKGNKSPASAKLVTALTCLQFAFAVYATFLLYYMSPAIDLRTKPDFAWATRIAQQWKQFIVPQHVLGRYQEAASLVGAEIQPITPSEVCEHEKIDFQQKKSNDAQMIKLKRELYDEILSFQSKSFGTETLSELMATKSKWDLKGPNKPKVTVILNHFKRKTLCAQLDSLLQQTLPFHHVWVLSFGSPNELSLKRIVDSYNDSRISFISSSYDFKYYGRFQMALQTEADLVYIVDDDMIPGKKMLQILSHVAGTDKYQNSVLGSIGRILPFRQKDFTFPSYRKFRSKEAGLYLPDPAYDITVDKIVQVDFLSSSWFLSAELVKTLFIEAPMTFMTGEDLHLSYQLQKYRNAGSFVLPVDPNDKETWGDSEHRLAYVSETTVIFKDTVQVRDDQWWRAFSTGYITQWAAMYPQKIDALFYAHSVDEVKAIAPLLEKFRSTVGKKAYIAVPGGNFCPCEDAATALNWPKLVCKERRFKIFDLGVGALSGISNSEVPVVQAVYSSLKGLIKIHNPSVVITVADIDPNVKKAVKMATETSTNGTTMILLPRPSIPKVLWMADLRSTALPNWNKMRISVNIITQNRAQSLTRLLNSLSNAFYLSDEIPISFNMDSKVDEATIRLVSTFNWTHGPKTLRRRIIQGGLIRAVSESWYPASDDDFGLLLEDDIEVSPYYYLWIKYALLAYHYDPQISFPELSSISLYTPKLVEVVKERPKWNPTEFFKRIHPNTPYLHQLPCSWGAVFFPKLWREFYVYMNMRFTEDAKANPVQIPKSRTNGWQASWKKFLIDMMYLRGYVSLYPNFPSQASFSTNHMEPGAHISAKDNVVRHDKSDFEVPLLKEDFRAFLPNSKLPPASKLPSLNLFNQPVSLRGLKAAGAKLGQDVLRCDNATEIVTVDHQTGLPFRCAKF; the protein is encoded by the exons ATGGGCTTAACCCGGAATTCGAATATGAAAAGTGGTGATTATTTAGAAGGGATGCTTAGTGATTATGTTGGTGGCAGGGCTAAGTTGAAGGGTAACAAGAGTCCTGCTTCAGCTAAGCTTGTTACTGCTCTTACTTGTCTGCAATTTGCTTTTGCTGTTTATGCaacttttttattgtattacaTGAGCCCTGCAATAGATTTGAGAACAAAACCAGATTTTGCATGGGCTACAAGAATTGCACAGCAGTGGAAACAGTTTATAGTCCCACAACATGTTCTTGGTAGATATCAAGAAGCTGCTTCTCTGGTTGGAGCAGAAATTCAACCTATCACTCCATCAGAAGTTTGCGAGCATGAAAAGATTGATTTCCAGCAAAAGAAGTCTAATGATGCTCAAATGATCAAGTTGAAAAGAGAGTTGTATGATGAGATATTGAGTTTCCAAAGTAAATCTTTTGGTACAGAAACTCTTTCTGAGCTAATGGCCACGAAATCTAAGTGGGATTTAAAGGGTCCAAACAAACCAAAGGTTACTGTAATcttaaatcatttcaagaGAAAGACACTCTGTGCACAGCTTGATTCTTTGCTTCAACAGACACTTCCTTTCCATCATGTGTGGGTGCTATCCTTTGGCAGCCCAAATGAGCTCTCACTGAAAAGAATTGTAGATAGTTATAATGATTCAAGAATCAGCTTCATTAGTTCGAGCTATGATTTCAAGTACTATGGAAGGTTTCAAATGGCTTTACAAACTGAGGCTGATCTTGTTTACATTGTTGATGATGATATGATTCCTGGAAAGAAAATGTTACAGATTTTATCGCACGTAGCAGGCACTGACAAGTATCAGAATTCAGTTTTGGGAAGCATAGGAAGAATCTTGCCTTTCAGGCAAAAGGACTTTACGTTCCCAAGTTATCGAAAATTTCGATCAAAGGAGGCTGGTCTATATTTGCCTGATCCTGCTTATGATATAACAGTTGATAAAATTGTGCAGGTAGATTTCCTGTCCAGTTCATGGTTTCTTTCTGCAGAACTTGTCAAGACACTTTTCATTGAGGCACCCATGACTTTCATGACTGGAGAAGATCTGCATCTTAG CTACCAGCTTCAGAAATACAGAAACGCAGGATCCTTTGTTCTTCCAGTTGACCCCAACGACAAGGAAACATGGGGTGACAGTGAacataggcttgcttatgtTTCTGAAACCACAGTAATTTTCAAAGACACAGTTCAAGTCAGAGATGATCAATGGTGGAGAGCCTTTTCTACTGGTTATATCACTCAATGGGCTGCAATGTACCCTCAAAAGATAGATGCTCTTTTTTATGCTCATTCTGTTGATGAAGTTAAAGCAATTGCACCACTTCTTGAGAAATTCAGGTCTACTGTTGGCAAAAAGGCCTATATTGCTGTACCTGGAGGCAATTTTTGCCCTTGTGAAGATGCTGCAACTGCTCTAAACTGGCCTAAATTGGTgtgcaaagaaagaagatttaAGATTTTCGATTTGGGTGTTGGAGCATTGTCAGGAATATCGAATTCTGAAGTGCCAGTAGTGCAGGCAGTGTACTCCAGCTTGAAAGGACTGATCAAAATTCACAATCCTTCCGTGGTAATTACAGTGGCTGACATTGATCCTAATGTAAAAAAAGCTGTAAAAATGGCGACAGAGACTAGTACTAATGGTACAACAATGATTCTCCTGCCAAGGCCTTCTATACCCAAGGTTCTTTGGATGGCTGACCTGAGATCAACTGCTTTGCCAA ATTGGAATAAAATGCGAATTTCTGTCAACATAATCACCCAAAACCGCGCTCAATCCTTAACAAGGCTGCTCAATTCTCTCAGCAATGCATTTTACCTTAGTGATGAGATCCCTATCAGTTTTAATATGGACAGTAAAGTGGATGAAGCAACTATAAGACTTGTAAGTACATTTAATTGGACACATGGTCCTAAGACTTTAAGGAGAAGAATCATCCAAGGAGGTTTAATTAGAGCTGTAAGTGAAAGTTGGTATCCTGCATCTGATGATGATTTCGGGTTACTGCTCGAAGATGATATTGAAGTCTCTCCATATTACTATTTGTGGATCAAATATGCTCTTTTAGCCTATCATTATGATCCTCAAATCTCATTTCCTGAGCTATCTTCTATCTCCTTGTACACACCAAAATTAGTTGAGGTTGTCAAAGAAAGGCCTAAATGGAATCCAACTGAGTTCTTCAAAAGAATCCACCCCAACACACCTTATCTCCATCAACTGCCCTGCAGTTGGGGAGCAGTGTTCTTCCCCAAACTATGGAGAGAGTTCTATGTTTACATGAACATGAGATTCACTGAAGACGCCAAGGCGAACCCAGTTCAGATTCCGAAATCAAGAACAAATGGATGGCAAGCTTCATGGAAAAAGTTCCTGATTGACATGATGTATCTTAGAGGCTATGTTAGTCTCTATCCAAACTTTCCAAGCCAGGCAAGTTTCTCAACTAATCATATGGAACCAGGTGCTCACATTAGTGCAAAAGACAATGTTGTTAGGCATGACAAATCAGATTTTGAAGTCCCATTGCTGAAGGAAGATTTCAGAGCATTTCTGCCTAATAGTAAGTTGCCTCCAGCATCAAAATTGCCATCGCTGAACCTCTTTAATCAACCTGTTTCACTTAGAGGTCTTAAAGCAGCTGGAGCTAAGTTGGGTCAAGATGTACTAAGATGTGACAATGCTACAGAAATTGTGACTGTTGATCATCAAACAGGTCTGCCATTCCGCTGCGCGAAATTCTGA
- the LOC8266264 gene encoding uncharacterized protein LOC8266264, whose translation MGSIHRSGLSRKTNDSARLIVTTILGVVFGFFVGISFPSVSLTKIHIPSGFISSTDMSSTDQNIRGNAPKIYAPRNPRGAELLPPGIVVSESDFYLRRLWGEPSEDLKKKPKYLVTFTVGYDQRNNINAAIKKFSDDFTILLFHYDGRVSEWDQFEWSRTAIHVSVRRQTKWWYAKRFLHPDIVAAYEYIFIWDEDLGVEHFNADKYIELVKKHGLEISQPGLEPNNGLTWQMTKRRGDKEVHKDTEEKPGWCSDPRLPPCAAFVEIMAPVFSREAWRCVWHMVQNDLVHGWGLDFALRRCVEPAHEKIGVVDSQWIIHQVIPSLGNQGKSEKGKAPWEGVRARCKNEWSMFQSRLADADKAYLSQIS comes from the exons ATGGGGTCCATTCACCGCAG TGGACTTTCTAGGAAAACAAATGATAGTGCCAGGCTGATAGTCACAACAATTTTGGGAGTTGTATTTGGATTTTTTGTTGGCATCTCATTTCCGTCAGTTTCTCTTACAAAG ATTCACATACCTTCAGGCTTTATTTCATCTACTGATATGTCCTCTACCGATCAAAATATTAGAGGCAATGCTCCTAAG ATTTATGCTCCAAGAAATCCTCGTGGTGCAGAGTTATTACCTCCAGGAATAGTTGTCTCAGAATCCGACTTTTACTTGCGCAGATTATGGGGTGAACCTAGTGAG GATCTGAAGAAGAAGCCAAAGTACTTAGTAACGTTTACGGTCGGTTATGATCAGAGGAATAACATCAATGCAGCTATTAAAAAG ttTTCTGATGATTTCACAATTTTGCTTTTTCACTATGATGGTCGGGTGAGTGAATGGGATCAATTTGAGTGGTCAAGAACTGCAATCCATGTCAGTGTAAGAAGACAAACAAAATG gTGGTATGCAAAGAGGTTTTTGCATCCTGATATTGTTGCTGcttatgaatatatattcatatggGATGAAGATCTCGGAGTGGAGCATTTTAATGCAGACAA GTATATTGAGTTGGTTAAGAAACACGGTCTGGAGATCTCTCAACCAGGTCTTGAACCCAATAATGGACTTACGTGGCAGATGACAAAGAGAAGAGGTGACAAGGAAGTTCACAA GGATACAGAGGAGAAACCAGGTTGGTGTAGCGACCCTCGTTTGCCTCCATGTGCTGC CTTTGTGGAAATCATGGCCCCTGTGTTCTCCCGAGAGGCTTGGCGTTGCGTGTGGCATATGGTTCAG AATGATTTAGTGCATGGATGGGGTTTGGATTTTGCTCTGAGAAGATGTGTAGAG CCTGCGCATGAAAAAATTGGTGTGGTTGATTCACAATGGATTATTCATCAAGTAATTCCTTCTCTTGGGAACCAG GGGAAGTCAGAGAAGGGGAAAGCTCCATGGGAAGGG GTCAGAGCAAGGTGTAAAAATGAGTGGTCTATGTTCCAGAGTCGTCTTGCCGACGCTGATAAGGCATACCTCTCCCAAATTAGTTAG
- the LOC8266265 gene encoding pentatricopeptide repeat-containing protein At4g32450, mitochondrial — translation MSKRRLPLLTFNSITALSTKVCSSSNSSISFRTKYLSTAAQRSDLFNSVGNHLDNPDDHFQNPVNFDGNVLNPNWGFRETTGNVIGSNNNHNYNNNQVSQIGNSQNSGGYQNFSGSYRESWNNNYTQHVNQLPPPYYAGNVGMYPPSYGAAAQYQQNLSVVNAGQYMSNSNDVQNVMVASGVSNNPKVEDDLAESSSYRGTLEELDELCKEKKVKEAVEVLNLLEERRVLVDLPRFLQLMRICGEAKASEEAKVVHDHLVRLQSPLAVSTFNKILEMYGKCGDMDSAFAVFNKMPKRNLTTWDTMIAWLAKNGLGEDAIDLFSQFKQAGLVPDAQLFIGVFSACGVVGDVIEGMLHFESMKKDYGIVPSMEHFVSIVDMLGTIGHLDEALEFIEKMPMEPSIDVWESLMNLSRIHGNLELGDRCAKLVELLDASHLNEQSKAGLVPAKVSNLTKEKDKKPASQNLLEVRSRVHEYRAGDTSHPETDRIYAMLRGLRAQMKEHGYIPETRFVLHDVDQECKEDALLSHSERLAAAYGLLTSPARSPIRVIKNLRVCGDCHNALKIISKIVGRELIMRDAKRFHHFKDGVCSCRDYW, via the coding sequence ATGTCAAAGCGGAGACTCCCACTTCTCACATTCAATTCGATAACAGCTTTATCTACTAAGGTATGCTCTTCAAGTAACTCTTCTATTTCATTCAGAACCAAATATCTTAGCACCGCAGCTCAAAGATCAGACCTTTTCAACTCTGTCGGCAATCATTTGGACAACCCTGATGACCATTTCCAAAACCCTGTTAATTTTGATGGAAATGTCTTAAACCCTAATTGGGGTTTTAGGGAAACTACTGGAAATGTTATAGGaagtaataataatcataattataataataatcaagtTTCTCAAATTGGGAATAGCCAAAATAGTGGAGGTTATCAGAATTTTAGTGGGTCTTATAGGGAAAGTtggaataataattatactcAACATGTTAATCAATTGCCACCCCCCTATTACGCGGGGAATGTTGGGATGTATCCGCCTAGCTATGGTGCTGCTGCTCAATATCAGCAGAACCTGAGCGTTGTAAATGCTGGACAATATATGTCAAACTCAAACGACGTTCAGAATGTAATGGTGGCGTCGGGTGTATCAAACAATCCTAAAGTTGAAGATGATCTGGCTGAAAGTAGCTCATATAGGGGTACCCTTGAGGAGCTTGATGAATTATGCAAGGAAAAGAAGGTAAAGGAAGCTGTTGAAGTTTTGAATTTGTTAGAGGAGCGGCGTGTTCTTGTGGATTTGCCTCGATTTTTGCAGTTGATGCGCATATGTGGGGAAGCTAAGGCTTCAGAGGAAGCAAAAGTAGTTCATGACCATCTCGTGAGATTACAATCCCCTTTGGCCGTCAGCACATTTAATAAGATCTTAGAGATGTATGGGAAATGTGGTGATATGGACAGTGCATTTGCCGTGTTCAATAAAATGCCAAAGCGTAATTTGACAACTTGGGATACTATGATAGCATGGCTTGCCAAGAATGGACTTGGGGAGGATGCAATTGATCTGTTTAGTCAGTTTAAACAAGCCGGATTAGTACCTGATGCCCAGTTATTTATTGGAGTGTTCTCTGCTTGTGGTGTTGTTGGAGATGTTATTGAAGGAATGCTGCACTTTGAATCCATGAAGAAGGATTATGGGATTGTCCCATCAATGGAGCATTTCGTAAGCATAGTGGACATGCTGGGAACTATAGGACATTTGGATGAAGCTTTAGAATTTATTGAAAAGATGCCAATGGAGCCCAGCATTGATGTATGGGAAAGCTTAATGAATCTGAGCCGAATTCACGGGAACTTGGAGCTTGGGGATCGTTGTGCTAAGCTTGTTGAGCTTTTAGACGCTTCTCACTTGAATGAACAATCTAAAGCTGGTCTTGTACCAGCTAAAGTTTCAAACCTGACAAAAGAGAAAGACAAGAAGCCAGCAAGTCAAAATCTTTTGGAAGTTAGGAGCAGGGTCCATGAATATCGAGCTGGGGATACATCACATCCTGAAACTGATAGAATCTATGCCATGCTTAGAGGTTTAAGAGCACAGATGAAAGAGCATGGTTACATTCCGGAAACAAGATTTGTATTGCATGACGTAGACCAAGAGTGCAAGGAAGATGCTCTTCTTTCTCATAGTGAGAGACTTGCTGCTGCTTATGGTCTTCTTACCAGTCCTGCTCGCTCTCCTATTCGAGTAATCAAGAATCTTCGTGTTTGTGGTGACTGCCATAATGCATTGAAGATCATCTCAAAGATTGTTGGAAGAGAACTTATCATGCGAGATGCCAAAAGGTTCCATCATTTCAAAGACGGGGTGTGCTCTTGCCGTGATTATTGGTGA
- the LOC8266266 gene encoding UDP-xylose transporter 1, whose amino-acid sequence MGEMTSFQLGVIGALFLSVASSVSIVICNKALMSNLGFPFATTLTSWHLMVTYCTLHCAQRFNLFESKPIDMKTVMLFGILNGVSIGLLNLSLGFNSIGFYQMTKLAIIPFTVLLETLFLKKQFSQNIKLSLFLLLVGVGIASVTDLQLNFLGTILSLLAIATTCVGQILTNTIQKRLNVSSTQLLYHSAPFQAAILFVSGPLVDQFLTKKNVFAYKYSPIVLAFIILSCLISVAVNFSTFMVIGKTSPVTYQVLGHLKTCLVLAFGYTLLHDPFTTRNIIGILVAIFGMGLYSYFCTQENKKKHSVDLSSVPQMKEKDSTPLLAMQDKETHEAKKSAKDSLV is encoded by the exons ATGGGAGAGATGACAAGCTTCCAGTTGGGTGTTATCGGTGCCCTGTTTCTTTCAGTGGCATCATCTGTCTCCATTGTCATTTGCAATAAAGCTTTGATGAGCAATCTTGGCTTCCCTTTTG CAACAACTCTCACTAGCTGGCACCTTATGGTAACTTACTGCACACTTCATTGTGCACAACGTTTCAACTTGTTCGAGTCCAAGCCCATTGACATGAAGACTGTAATGCTTTTCGGCATTCTTAATGGTGTTTCCATTGGACTGCTTAACTTGAGCCTCGGATTCAATTCCATTGGATTCTACCAG ATGACCAAACTTGCAATCATACCATTCACTGTTCTATTGGAAACTCTCTTCTTGAAGAAACAGTTCAG CCAGAACATTAAGTTATCTCTCTTCCTATTGCTCGTTGGAGTCGGCATTGCCTCTGTGACAGATCTCCAGCTCAATTTTCTCGGAACAATTCTGTCTCTGCTGGCCATTGCTACAACCTGTGTCGGACAAATT CtaacaaatacaattcaaaaGAGGCTTAATGTGTCTTCCACACAGCTGCTTTATCATTCAGCCCCATTTCAAGCAGCCATTCTTTTTGTCTCAGGCCCTTTGGTTGATCAATTCCTCACCAAGAAGAATGTATTTGCATACAAATATTCTCCTATAGTCTTG GCATTCATCATTCTGTCATGCCTAATATCAGTGGCAGTGAACTTCAGCACATTCATGGTTATAGGGAAGACCTCACCAGTTACATATCAAGTGCTTGGCCATCTCAAGACTTGCCTTGTCCTTGCCTTTGGGTACACCCTGCTACACGATCCTTTCACAACGAGAAACATTATTGGAATACTAGTGGCCATCTTTGGCATGGGCTTATACTCCTATTTCTGCACccaagaaaacaagaagaaacaTTCGGTTGACCTTTCTTCGGTTCCTCAG ATGAAGGAGAAAGACAGCACACCACTCTTAGCAATGCAAGACAAAGAAACTCATGAAGCAAAGAAATCAGCAAAGGACTCTCTTGTTTAA